The Synergistaceae bacterium genomic sequence TATGCTGTCAAAGGAACACCCCCGCGCCTCATAAAGTTCATCCCATGTTTCACGCACTTCGTCAAAACTCCTGCCCTCCCAGTCGCCCAAATTTATCTCACGAAGACCGGGGATTTGGGTTATTTCAGCCTTGCGGTCAGGAATAATAAGTTCTGCTGTGTGTAATGCCCTTTGCATGTCGCTTGAAAATATATGGTCAAAATGAATGTTTTTCAAATCCTCGGACAGTATCATTGCCCTTTCTATACCTTCATCAGAGAGGGGGTAATCCGTGAATCCGTAAAACAGCTTACCTTTGTACGGCAACTCCGGTTTTGCATGACGCACAAAGTAAATTTTCTGAGATTCATGTTTAACCAAAAAAACAACTCCTTCTTCATCATCGCAATATAAAACTATCAAAGATAATTCTACTCGTTTTTTGCAAATATAGCGTCAGTACGATGCGCATAAACTATGGCGGACCTGATGATAAAGTTGCTGTTATATGTGAAAATCGGAGGGCCGAATGGCCCCCCGATATGGTTGATTTGTTTATTTCTGTCTTGCTAGACTTCTCTCGGCTGTGCGTTGTAGTGCGTGTGGAGAAAGCGGTGAGATTTTTCGCCGAGCGGCTTGCCCAGCCAATTGTTGTATAGGGCGGCGATATCCGGGTTATTATGGGACTGACGGATAGTTTTTGTTTCATCCACCCGGTAAATAGCAGCCGTACGTGCCGCACGGATCTCCGCATTGACGGGCTGAGGCTGGCCGCCGCCGCCGATGCAGCCGCCGGGGCATGCCATGATTTCTATGAAGTGGTAGTCCGCTTCGCCTGCACGGACCTTATCCATAAGTGTCTTTGCGTTTTTAAGAGTATGTGCGACCGCAAGTTTCACGGTGACGGTCTCTCCGTTGATTGGTACATCAACGCTTGCTTCCTTGATGCCCTCCATGCCGCGGACCGGTGCAAAGCAGATCCCCGGAAGGTCCTTGCCGTCGTTGAGGACTGCATAGACAGTGCGAAGCGCTGCTTCCATAACTCCGCCAGTTACCCCGAAGATTACCGCAGCACCTGTAGATGTTCCAAGAGGGCTGTCGTAGTCTTCTTCAGGAAGGTTCTTGAAATCGATGCCTGCGCTCTTTATCATCCTGGCAAGCTCGCGGGTGGTGAGCACTGCGTCTACATCCGGTATCCCGGGGTTGCTCTGAAGCTGCGGACGGATGCGCTCGGCCTTCTTCGCCGTACATGGCATGATCGAAACACTGAATATCTTTTCGACAGGAATCCCCTGGGACTCTGGCCAGTATGTCTTCGTCAGCGCGCCGAACATTCCCTGCGGCGACTTTGCTGTTGAAAGGTGCGGAAGAAGGTCTGGGTACTTCATTTCGATGAAGTTGATCCAGCCGGGAGAGCAGGATGTGATCATCGGAAGTGTGCCGCCATTGAGCACACGATGAAGGAATTCATGTCCCTCTTCCATGATCGTAAGATCTGCGCTGAAGTCGGTGTCAAAAACCTTGTCAAAGCCGAGTCTGCGGAGAGCCGCAACCATTTTGCCTGTGACGATCTCACCAGCAGGAAGGCCGAGTGCCTCGCCAAGTGCTACGCGGGTCGCCGGTGCGGTCTGCACTATTGTGTACTTATCTGGATCGCCAAGTGCCTCGAATACGCTCTCAGTGTCGTCTTTTTCGCAGATAGCCGCTGTCGGGCATACAGCTGAGCACTGTCCGCAGTATGTGCAGGTGACTTCATCAAGACCATAGCTGAATGCCGGGTCAACGATGGTTGCAAATCCGCGGTTTATGAACGCGTAAACGTCAAGCCCCTGACGCTCGTGACATGCCCTGATACAGCGCCCGCAGAGGATACACTTGTTGGCGTCACGGACGAGGCTCGGATTTGATTCATCCTTCTTTGCATTGCGTTTCTCGCCTGTGTATGGAATTTCACGTATACCAAGGTCTGCCGCGATCGTCTGAAGCTCACAATCTTTGTTCTTCTGGCAGGTGAGGCATTCCAGCGGGTGGTTCGCAAGCAAAAGTTCAACTACTGCCTTTCTGGTCTCGCGTATTTCCGGAGTGTTTGTGTTGACGACCATTCCGTCGGATACTGGATATACACATGCCGCGCCTAGAGCGCGCGCGCCTTTGATCTCAACTAAGCAGACGCGGCAGGCTCCTTCCTTGCTCAGCTCAGGATGGTAGCAAAGCTGAGGGATGCGGATTCCGGCCAGGGCGGCTGCTTCGATTACGGTGTAATCATTTGGAACAGATACTGTTTTGCCGTCTATAGTAACCTTAACAAGTTCCATATTGTCTGTCTCCCCTCTCCCCGAAATTATCCGCGAACTATTGCCTTGAACGGGCACTTTGTCATGCATGCGCCGCACTTGATGCATTTGTTCGGGTCTATCGTATGCTGACCTTTGATCTCCCCGGAGATGGCCTCAACCGGACAGACCTTCTTGCAAAGGCCGCAGCCCTTGCAGTCAGCGGTTATCTTATAGCCTATAAGGGTCGTGCATGCACCCGCAGGGCATCTCTTATCCCTGATATGTGCCTCATATTCATCCCGGAAGTAGCGGATAGTGGACAGTATCGGGTTTGGTGCAGTCTGCCCCAGTGCGCATAGGGCACCGGCTTTGATCGACTTGGCTAGCCTTTCGAGTTTTTCGATATCGCCTTCCTGTCCTTTGCCTTCTGTAATTGCAGTCAGCATTTCAAGCATACGCTTGGTCCCTTCGCGACAGGGTGTGCATTTGCCGCAGGATTCGGATTGTGTGAAGGTGAGGAAGAATTTTGCAAGATCTACCATGCAGGTTTCCTCGTCCATTACGACGAGGCCGCCGGAACCCATCATTGCTCCTGCGGCGATGAGTGAATCATAGTCTATCGGTGTATCGAGAAGCGATTCCGGCATGCAGCCGCCGGAGGGTCCGCCGATCTGGACACCCTTGAACTTCTTGCCTCCGATGATGCCTCCGCCGATATCAAATATGATCTCGCGCATTGTGATCCCCATCGGAACTTCGGCAAGGCCGGTGTTGTTTATTTTGCCGGTAAGGGCGAAGACCTTGGTCCCCTTTGATTTCTCGGTACCAAGCTTTGCAAACTCCTCTGCGCCCACACGGAAAATGTATGGGACATTTGCGAATGTCTCAACGTTATTGATGTTGGAAGGTTTATCCCAAAGTCCTTTTACTGCCGGGAACGGCGGACGGGGGCGCGGCATTCCGCGTTTGCCTTCGATAGATGCCATAAGCGCTGTCTCTTCTCCGCAGACAAACGCGCCGGCGCCTTCCTTTATGTGGATGGTAAAATTGAATCCTGTGCCTAGTATGTTCTGGCCGAGGAGCCCTGCCTCCTCAGCCTGTGATATGGCGTGCTTCAGACGTTTGATCGCCAGTGGATACTCTGCGCGGCAATAGATATAGCCTTCGTCGGACCCTATTGCATATGCACCGATCGCCATGCCCTCGAGGATCGCATGCGGGTCACCCTCAAGCAGGGAGCGGTCCATGAATGCGCCTGGGTCACCCTCGTCTGCGTTGCAGATAATGTATTTTTTGGGCCCCGGTGACTTTGCGCAGAACATCCACTTCATGCCTGTCGGGAAGCCGCCGCCGCCGCGACCGCGCAGACCGGTTTTCTTCATCTCTTCTACGACTTGTTCCGGCGTCATTGTCAGGAGAACTTTTGCAAGTCCTTCGTAACCGTCGGCGCCGATGTATTCTTCGATCGATTCGGGGTTTATGTGCCCGCAGTTCTTAAGGACGAGACGGTGCTGCTTCTTGTAGAATGCTATATCGCTGTAATTGGGGACTTTTTCTGAAGTAAGCGGTTCCTTGAAAAGGAGGCGAGATACGACGCGTCCCTTAAGCAGATGTTCTTCCACTATCTCCGCTACATCCGCAGGTGTCACGTGGGTGTAGAAGGTCCCCTCCGGATATATGATCACCAGCGGACCGCCTTCGCAGAATCCCTGGCAGCCTGTCTCAACAATTTTGATTTCTTTGTCTAACCCCTTGGCCTTGATTTCTTCTTCAAAATTCGCAAGGACATTTCTTGATCCGGAAGCTGTGCAGCCTGTTCCGGTGCAAACCAGTACGTGAGCTCTAGCAAGAGCCATTAGAATTCCTCCCTCCAGATCTATTCATTGCTGGGGATCTTAGCTATAACAAGATCCTCAACTATATTTCCGTTTACGAGATGATCGGCGATTATGCGCGGGACATCCTTGGGTGACACGGGGCCATAAGTCACTCTATCTTCTCCTGGACGAACAACGTCAAGAAGAGGTTCCTTCTGGCACATACCGATACATCCTGTCTGGAGAACGGCGACATTCGTGAGGTTGCGCTTAGCAAGCTCCTCGAGTACAGCTGTCATGACTGCGCGTGCACCTGCCGCTATCCCACATGTCCCCATTCCGATGATGATCTGTGTGTCGCTATTCTTCCTGGTTTCAGTATTATGCTGAGAAGTTTCCTTTATTTTGCGAAGCTCTTCAAGACTCGTAATTTTCATAAAAAACACTCCTTTTTTCGACCTGAAGTTATGCGTACTTGTCCAGAATCGGACCTACGGAATCAGGAGTAAGTCTGCCATACGTGTCGTCATCCACCATAAAAGTGGGTGCCAGACCGCAGGCCCCAATACATGCGACTGTCTCAAGGGTGAATTTGAGATCCGGGGTCGTTACCTTACCCTCCGCAAGACCGAGCTTATCTCTGATTGCCTTAAGGACCGCCTTTGCGCCGCGAACGTGGCAGGCTGTTCCCTGGCATGAACGGATGATGTACTTCCCACGCGGTTCAAGGTGGAACTGCGCGTAGAACGTTACAACCCCGTAAATCTGACTTATCGGCACATCGATCTCTTTACTGATCTTAATAAGAACATCTTTCGGAAGATATCCGAAGATTTCCTGTGCCTGCTGGAGCATGGGAATGACACTTCCCTTCGTTCCGCGGTATTTGTCGAGGAGCTGATCCAGCTGCTCCCACGCCTTTTCCGACACATTCTCTACCATAAAACGCACCCTCCTTATTTTCTCTTCGGACCCTCCCGTCCGAAAAGTGTAAATAGAAACGAGTAACTGTAACGGTTGTTGTTCAACACACTTAAATGAGCCTTATAGAAAGGCCCATCTTTGACACTGCATCATGTACGGTAATATTTGCGAAAAAGTACACAAAGCATGAGTATTATACCCCACATCTAATAACAACCGCAACAGACCGGACAATTTTTTGTTGAATTATGGTCTGATGTGCGCATATTTCTTCAGATATATTTTTGTGATGAACAAAATCTAATTTCTGCGAAAAGATAGCAGTAATTTTTTGCGGCCGTTCTGTATTACCCCCACGGCCATGGGATCCGCCTGCCGTTTTTACCTTGTATCGCCATTTTGATCTCTTTGAAAGAAGGTTCTTCAAGCATCATCTTAGTACAATTTTCGCGTGATATGTCGCTTAGCGTATGCGAATCAGACGAACGTATAAATGTTCTCCCCCGGTACCTTTCGCGCCATTCGGCCGCATGGTCAGAGTTTAGCCTGCAAGACAGTTCAAATGCATCTGCAGGATAATCCTTAGGCATGGGGCCCAGCACCGCAGTGTAAGAAAAAGCAGGTCTATCGACGTGGGCAAGAATCGCAAGTCCGCCGAGTCTCTGCGTTTCGGCGACGATCTGGTCCACCTCATAGCCGGCGCCCTGTATCAAAAGGATATCTTCCTCTTT encodes the following:
- a CDS encoding (2Fe-2S) ferredoxin domain-containing protein translates to MKITSLEELRKIKETSQHNTETRKNSDTQIIIGMGTCGIAAGARAVMTAVLEELAKRNLTNVAVLQTGCIGMCQKEPLLDVVRPGEDRVTYGPVSPKDVPRIIADHLVNGNIVEDLVIAKIPSNE
- a CDS encoding [FeFe] hydrogenase, group A, producing the protein MELVKVTIDGKTVSVPNDYTVIEAAALAGIRIPQLCYHPELSKEGACRVCLVEIKGARALGAACVYPVSDGMVVNTNTPEIRETRKAVVELLLANHPLECLTCQKNKDCELQTIAADLGIREIPYTGEKRNAKKDESNPSLVRDANKCILCGRCIRACHERQGLDVYAFINRGFATIVDPAFSYGLDEVTCTYCGQCSAVCPTAAICEKDDTESVFEALGDPDKYTIVQTAPATRVALGEALGLPAGEIVTGKMVAALRRLGFDKVFDTDFSADLTIMEEGHEFLHRVLNGGTLPMITSCSPGWINFIEMKYPDLLPHLSTAKSPQGMFGALTKTYWPESQGIPVEKIFSVSIMPCTAKKAERIRPQLQSNPGIPDVDAVLTTRELARMIKSAGIDFKNLPEEDYDSPLGTSTGAAVIFGVTGGVMEAALRTVYAVLNDGKDLPGICFAPVRGMEGIKEASVDVPINGETVTVKLAVAHTLKNAKTLMDKVRAGEADYHFIEIMACPGGCIGGGGQPQPVNAEIRAARTAAIYRVDETKTIRQSHNNPDIAALYNNWLGKPLGEKSHRFLHTHYNAQPREV
- the nuoE gene encoding NADH-quinone oxidoreductase subunit NuoE; amino-acid sequence: MVENVSEKAWEQLDQLLDKYRGTKGSVIPMLQQAQEIFGYLPKDVLIKISKEIDVPISQIYGVVTFYAQFHLEPRGKYIIRSCQGTACHVRGAKAVLKAIRDKLGLAEGKVTTPDLKFTLETVACIGACGLAPTFMVDDDTYGRLTPDSVGPILDKYA
- a CDS encoding histidine phosphatase family protein produces the protein MVKHESQKIYFVRHAKPELPYKGKLFYGFTDYPLSDEGIERAMILSEDLKNIHFDHIFSSDMQRALHTAELIIPDRKAEITQIPGLREINLGDWEGRSFDEVRETWDELYEARGCSFDSI
- a CDS encoding PHP domain-containing protein, encoding MLQPFWVDLHIHTVLSPCGELEMGAPDITAKAREAGIDIIGIADHNTCENYPAIAVAAAGNPVVFPCIETQSAEDIHVLCVFPDYDTALGYKDWLWKKIRPIKNDTEHFGYQVVIDAENNIIKEEDILLIQGAGYEVDQIVAETQRLGGLAILAHVDRPAFSYTAVLGPMPKDYPADAFELSCRLNSDHAAEWRERYRGRTFIRSSDSHTLSDISRENCTKMMLEEPSFKEIKMAIQGKNGRRIPWPWG
- the nuoF gene encoding NADH-quinone oxidoreductase subunit NuoF, with the translated sequence MALARAHVLVCTGTGCTASGSRNVLANFEEEIKAKGLDKEIKIVETGCQGFCEGGPLVIIYPEGTFYTHVTPADVAEIVEEHLLKGRVVSRLLFKEPLTSEKVPNYSDIAFYKKQHRLVLKNCGHINPESIEEYIGADGYEGLAKVLLTMTPEQVVEEMKKTGLRGRGGGGFPTGMKWMFCAKSPGPKKYIICNADEGDPGAFMDRSLLEGDPHAILEGMAIGAYAIGSDEGYIYCRAEYPLAIKRLKHAISQAEEAGLLGQNILGTGFNFTIHIKEGAGAFVCGEETALMASIEGKRGMPRPRPPFPAVKGLWDKPSNINNVETFANVPYIFRVGAEEFAKLGTEKSKGTKVFALTGKINNTGLAEVPMGITMREIIFDIGGGIIGGKKFKGVQIGGPSGGCMPESLLDTPIDYDSLIAAGAMMGSGGLVVMDEETCMVDLAKFFLTFTQSESCGKCTPCREGTKRMLEMLTAITEGKGQEGDIEKLERLAKSIKAGALCALGQTAPNPILSTIRYFRDEYEAHIRDKRCPAGACTTLIGYKITADCKGCGLCKKVCPVEAISGEIKGQHTIDPNKCIKCGACMTKCPFKAIVRG